The genomic stretch CTGCATCTGGCTTAATCATTGTAAATGTAATGTTTGACATAACTGAATATTTTTTTTAATGGCGCAAAATTACGAAAAATATCCAAAATATAATTTTAATTTAATTTTAACACTAAATAACTTTTATTAACAAATTTCAAAAACATTTTTGGCACAGTAATTGTTATTATTAATTCGATTCTCATGTTTAATTTGAGTTTTCATGGTTATTAGTTTTTACCCAGCTTCGGCTGGGTTTTTTATTTATAACAATAGGTGTTTAAAATTGTAAAATTCGTAAGTTTATAATAAGAATAAACTTAATAAAATAATTAATTGCTTCAAAATCAATCAAAGAAATAAATTAAAGTTAAAAAAAAACGGTGAAAATTATTTATTGTGAGAGTTTTCTTCTGCCTCATCCATGAGCTTTACATAGGTAGAATATCGCGTAGGCTGAATTTCTCCGGTTTCCAGAGATTCTAGAACAGCACACTTTGGCTCATTCACATGCATGCAATTGTGATATTTACACTCCTCCCTTTTCTTGAATATTTCGGGGAAATAATGCTGAACTTCTTCTTTTTCAATATCAATCATCGCAAACTCACGTACACCAGGAGTATCAATCACGTTTCCACCAAAGTCCCAAAAATGCATCTGAGCAAAAGTTGTGGTATGTTTTCCTTTGAGATGAGTGTCAGAAATTTCTGAAGTTCGCAAATTAAGGTTTGGCTGCATCGCATTTACCAATGTGGATTTACCGCAACCCGAGTGACCAAAAAATACAGAAGTTTTATCTTTCAGTATGTCAACAAGATCATCCAAATTAAGTTTAGAATAAGAAGATATTTCCAAAGTTTGATACCCAATTTCGTTATATAGAAATTCAATATCTTTTACAATTTCAGATTCTTCTTCTGACAAAACATCCATTTTGTTAAACAAAATAAGCGGCTTTATATTATAAGCCTCGCAGCAAGCGAGAAATCGGTCAAGAAAACCGAGAGATGTTTCGGGATGTTTTAATGTAAAAATAAAACACGCCAAATCGATATTTGAAGCAATTATGTGTGCTTCTTTTGAAAGGTTTACGGATTTTCGAATCAGATAGTTTTTTCGGGGCTCTATTTTTGTGATCCAGGCAACATCATCCTGTTCAAGCTGAAATTCAACAAAATCACCAACAGCCAAGGGATTTGTAAGTCTGGTTTTTATCAGTTTAAATTTTCCACGAATTCTCGCTTCAAAAATTCTTCCGGTTTCTGTTTCCAAAACCTGATACCAACTTCCTGTAGATTTAATGATTTTTCCTTTCATACGATAACTGCAAATATAAGGAATTAGGTTTTAGATATAGGATTTAGTTTATATCACATTTGTTGAGTTATAAATTCTAAATCCTAATATCTTTTTTAAAACCAATCTTATTTATTAATCATAATATTGTTTTGAACCTCAATAGATTCTTCGTGAATTGCTTTGAATACTTTTTCAATAAAATCTTGTGACATTCCTGTTTCTGAAGCTTTTTGTGCAGCATATTCGGTAATCACTTTCCAACGGTCGGGCTGGAAAATAGCAATATCATTCTCTTTTTTTAGTTTTCCGATTTTTTCAGAAATTCTCATTCTTTGGGAAAGCAATTCGATAACCTGAAAATCAAGATCAGAAATCAAGGTTCTGTGTCTGCCCATTTCATCATCGAAGCCAGCCAATCCTGTGCTTCTTACTTTAAGATTAGAAATCATCTCACCCAAAACTTCCGGAGTAATCTGTTGTGAAGCATCACTCCATGCTTCATCAGGATTATAATGTGATTCAATAATAGCGCCCTGGTAACCTACATTCAAAGCTTCCTGAGTGATTCCTGCCAATCCTGTACGGTTTCCACAAATGTGTGAAGGATCAATTAAAATAGGAATATTGGGAAACTGACTTTTAAAGTCTAATGCAATCTGCCAGTTTGGGTTGTTTCTGTATTTTGTTTTTTGGTATGTAGAAAAACCTCTGTGAATGGCTCCCAGATTTTTAATATTCTGCCCCAAAAGCCTTTCTAAAGCACCAATCCATAAAGCTAAATCAGGATTTACAGGATTTTTTACCAAAACTATTTTTTCAGTTCCTTTTAATGCTTCTGCAATTTCCTGAACGGTAAAAGGGTTCACTGTAGAACGTGCACCGATCCATAAAATATCAACATCTGCTTTCAATGCAGCATCTACGTGATGAGCATTGGCAACTTCAGTTGCGGTTTTAAAACCATATTCTTCCTTTACTTTTTTTAGCCAGTTTAGACCAATTACGCCAACACCTTCAAAGCCATTCGGTTTTGTTCTTGGTTTCCAGATTCCTGCACGGAAAATAGGAACTTGTGCATGGGTTGCTTTAATTCTTTTGGCTGTTTCCAGCATTTGCTGCTCGCTTTCTGCGCTACATGGCCCGGCGATGATGAGTGGCTGCTGAAACTGATTAATCCAGCTGTTTTCCAAATCTGTTAAATTCATATTGTTGTAAATTTATATTTTTAAATTAAAGTCAATAGTATATGTATTATAAAATTTATTTTTATAATTCTTTCAAAAAAATGTCGTTCAAAAATTGTTGTGAAATCAGGAATCTAAAATTGAGTCCTTATATTTTTTTAAGAAAGAAATTAAATTAGCTATACCAATAAAATCGATAATAACTTCTAAAATTTCTATAATAAAAAGAGGCAAAAGAAAGATAACTGCTTAAGAAATAAGCAGGTGTAGTATTGATTTTTGTAGCAAAATCAGAGGTATATGGAATTTTGGAATGTTCCACTTTTATACTATAATTTATCTTTTGTTTTGTAAATATTTAGCAAATATATAAAAAATTATGACAAATCAAACTTCATCAGATCATCAAGATCTTTTAATAATGGATTCATCTCTACAAATTTCTCGAAGATTTTCTTTTTGGTAACAATTTCTATCTTAAGATTTTCGTGATCTTTTTTAAATTCAAAAACTATAGAATGGTTGTTAACTTTGTGTTTAAAATGATTAAAAAACTCTATACTTATCTTGTCAAACTCTCCTTTTGCAGAATCTGAAGGATAAGAAATCTGGATTATTTTTTCGTCTATTTTGTGGAGCTTAAAAGCTTTTATGGCATTGAAAACTATCGGATCTTTGGTACGAAGTTGCTTTAGAAGTTCTGCCCATTCATTTTGAAGATCAGTTTCTGTAAAGTGATGTTCTGGCAGATTATCTGTGTTAACAATAACAGATTTCTCGGTTTCATCAGTTTTTTCTTCTTTGTTTATAAAAGAATTGATACTAAATCCTGAAGAGATGTTAGGCTTTGATAGTGGTTTTGAAGCTTTTTTAATAACTTCTAAAGGTGGCTGTTCAGGCGTAGGTTGAGGCTGAGCTTTTATTTCAACTTCCTGTTTTTTCTCCAGAGTTTGGGTAGGCAACTTAACTTCCTGTTTCTCATTGAGGAAAGGAGCTAATATTATAAACTTTTTTTTTTAGCTGTTTCGCCACCGGCTGAAAGAGACGATAATTGCATTAAGGCAATTTCTACGGTAAGTCTGGGGTTTTTTGAGTTTTTATAATTGATATCTGCGTGATTGCAGATTTCGATTCCGTCGATTAGATTTTGCGGACTCCATTTTTGCCCCTGCTCTACGAATTTTACTTTAGTCTGCTCACCGACTTCAATTAAATCTATTGTTGAAGAATTTTGAGCCATCATCAGATCTCGGAAATGGTTTCCAAGTCCGGCAATAAATAAATGTGGATCAAAACCTCTTTTTACAATTTCGTTAAAAGCAAAAAGTATTTCCGGAATTTTATTTTCTTTAGCAAGATCAACAATTTTCAAATATTGATCATAATCTAAAATATTGAGTACTTCAGCAGCTTTTGCAAGAGTAATATTTTTTTGAGAAAAAGTAGAAAGTCTGTCAAAAATCGAAAGAGCATCTCTCAATGCACCATCAGCCTTTTGTGCAATCAGATACAATGCATCATCTTCGTACTTTACATTTTCTTTTTCTGCAATACCTCGTAAATGTTGCTGGATATCAAGAATCGTGATTCTCTTAAAATCATAAATCTGACAACGCGATAAAATAGTTGGAATAATTTTATGCTTTTCGGTTGTTGCCAAGATGAATATAGCATGAGCTGGAGGTTCTTCTAATGTCTTAAGAAATGCATTAAATGCAGCGGAAGACAACATGTGAACCTCATCAATGATATACACTTTGTATTGCCCAACTTGCGGTGCAAAACGTACCTGATCAATCAGTTCACGAATATCATCAACAGAGTTATTGGATGCCGCATCAAGCTCATAAATATTATAAGCAAAACCATCCTCGGAGACAGAACCGTCTTTTTCGTTGATTTTTCTTGCCAGAATTCTGGCACATGTAGTTTTACCAACGCCACGCGGCCCACAGAACAAAAGAGCCTGAGCCAACTGATTTTCTTCAATAGCGTGTTCTAAAGTATCTGTGATATGAGATTGCCCAACAACGGTATCAAACTGTTGAGGGCGGTATTTTCTTGCAGATACGATAAAATTTTCCATTGCCCAAAAGTAAGAAATATAGTTTTAATTTAAAAGTTTTAGTTTTCAAATTTTAGTAAACTCATTTTTACTTTTGGGTAACAGAATGTTATTTACTGTAAGCGTAGTCTATAATATCTACCAGTGCTTTTTCAATCTTCTTTCTACCTTCCTCAGTTTTCATCTCAATTCCGCAGAAAGTATTTCCGTTGTAACCGGTGTAAAGATTCAAATGATAAATACCAGCTACCAAGATTGCTGTAATAGCTCTGTACTCTTCAGCTTTATCACCAAAATGAGGATCTGTAATGTTTTTGAAGAGCTCTTCTCCTACTTCTTCTCTCTGATCCAGAAGTTTTTTAAGAACAGGTCTGCTCTCAGACATTTCCCAAACTAAGATCTTCTGTAGTTCTTTATTTTTCTTTAAGCTTTCAAACTGGTTTAGAATCGCCTGTTTAGACATTTCTTTTCCACCGTCAGATAAATCAATATCACTTGCTGGCTCAAATTTGCTCCAGTAATCTTGTGATTTAATGTATTCATCAATTAATTTGTCTGTGCTTCCGAAATATTCATAGATTAGTTTTTTATCAAAACCGGCAACAGCAGCAATTTTGCTCACCATTAATCCTGAATATCCTTTAGTTTTCAAAATCTTCCCTACTGCATTCAGTAGTTTTTGTTTTGTTTTTTCTTTGTCTCTAATCGGACCTTGTACAACTTTTCTGGGCATCGTTTCAATTTATTTGCTAAAAAGCAATTATTTAATATTTAAAAATCTTACACAACATCTAATCTTTTGTTTATAAAAGTCTTAGAAGGTTTTCTTTAGTTATAAATATACATCTCTTGAGGGAGAATTGTATAAGATATATTTCTATTAACTACGATTTTTTTCATCATCCGGTTTTACTCTGTAAGAAACAAACAAATTATTTTTTTATATTTCAGTTTTTTGTCAAATAAAGATTGCAAAAATAATGCATCTAAATTAAATAATGATTATAAAATAATATCAATTATTCAATAAATTTAAAATATGGATATAATATAATCATAATTTATACTAATTAAAAATTACAATCATAATAAAAACATTTTACTGTAAATGATATAGTGAATTAAAATAATTCACAATTCTTAATTAAAATTACGTTTTTTTTCAATATCAAATTAAAATTTAAAATAGATGTTTTATTGTTTTTTTTAAGCACCTCTGTACTGTTGCATGTTTAGTGCCATTCTCACTTTTTATTATAACTTCTTTTAATTGTTTTACTGTTTCACGAATGTATCTTTGCGACCTGCAATTCAATTTAAATGAAAATTATTCCTATAAAAGAAGGTAATTTTATTGCCGATCAATCTAAAAATTTTAAAATTCTCGAAGGAAATCCGCATTCCAAAGGAATTAAAATGTCTATTCAGGCTTTTTTAATCATAACCGAAAATGATTATATCCTTTTGGATACAGGCTTAGGCTGGAAAAATAATGAAGGTGAATTGATAATAAATGAAGTTTTAGAAAAAGAAAATGTTCAGAATACCCAAATTACGAAGGTTCTTCTTTCTCACTTACACAAAGATCATATTAACGGAACTTTAGTGAGAACAGATTCGGGTTTTGAATCTAATTTTCCTAATGCTAAAATTTATATTCAAAAAAGAGAACTAGACTTTGCCTTTGAGAGCCGTGGAAATCCATCATTCGATTTTGAAATTTTAGAAGCACTCATTCAGCAACCGAATATTGTCTGGATGAATGATGATCAGGGAAAAATAAATAATGAGATTTATTATGAAGTAGTAGGCGGTCATACCCCTTTTTTGCAGGTTTTCAAAATTGTTGAGAATAATGAAATTGCTTTTTATGGTGCCGATAATCTGCCACAAGAATCTTATTTAAAATATCATGTTGCTTACAAAAGTGATTTTGATGGTAAAAAAGCAATGCAGCTCCGCATAAAATGGCAAAAAGAAGCCATTGAAAATAACTGGAAAATTCTTCTCTATCATGATCTTGAAAAGAGTATTTTGCGGTTATAATTCATAAAACTCCTGCAAAAATATGTACAGGAGTTTTATTGTAAAGCTTAATATTGACTCACTTTATTTAAAAGCTCAACATCTTCAGAACCTAGTTTTAACTCAGGAGCAGCAAATAAAGTTTTCAGTTGAGATTCGCTGGTTGCGCTTACAATTGGAGCTGTTACTAAAGAATTTGCTAAAAGCCAAGCTAATGCAACAGAAGCCTGAGTGGTTTCTAATCTAGTACTGATTTCATCTAATGCTTTTACAACATTCAAACCTTTGTCATCTAAATATTTTCTGACGCCCTCTCCTCTTGCGCTTTTATTCAGATCATCTTCACTGCGATATTTTCCGGTAAGAAAACCTGCCGCCAAAGACCAGTAAGTAAACACACTCAAGTCGTATTCTTTGACAAGATCAGCATATTGAGATTCAAATTTTTCTCTTTCAAGCAAATTATAATGTGGCTGTAATGCAACATATTTAGGAAGGTTATTTTTCTCTGCAACTTCAAAAGATTCTTTCAGTCTTTCAGGTGAAAGGTTTGATGCAGCAATATATCTCACTTTTCCAGCTTTAATAATTTCATCATATGCTTCTAAAGTTTCTTCAACAGGAGTTTTCTGATCGTCAAAATGTGTATAATAAAGATCAATATGATCGGTCTGAAGTCGAGCAAGAGACTCATCAACCGACTTTAGGATATGCTTTTTACTTATATCAAAACCATGTTCTTTGGTTTCTGAACCTACTTTCGTTGCAATTACAAGATCATTTCGATTGTTTCTTTCTTTCATCCATTTTCCGATAATTTCTTCTGACTGACCGCCTTTTCCATTTACCCACCATGAATAGGTGTCGGCTGTATCAATAAAATTAAAACCTCCAGCTGTAAACTGATCCAAAATATCAAAAGACTCTTTTTCATTTAAAGTCCATCCAAAAACATTTCCGCCAAAATTGACAGGTGCTACCAAAAGATCAGTATTCTTTATTTGT from Chryseobacterium indoltheticum encodes the following:
- a CDS encoding chorismate mutase → MNLTDLENSWINQFQQPLIIAGPCSAESEQQMLETAKRIKATHAQVPIFRAGIWKPRTKPNGFEGVGVIGLNWLKKVKEEYGFKTATEVANAHHVDAALKADVDILWIGARSTVNPFTVQEIAEALKGTEKIVLVKNPVNPDLALWIGALERLLGQNIKNLGAIHRGFSTYQKTKYRNNPNWQIALDFKSQFPNIPILIDPSHICGNRTGLAGITQEALNVGYQGAIIESHYNPDEAWSDASQQITPEVLGEMISNLKVRSTGLAGFDDEMGRHRTLISDLDFQVIELLSQRMRISEKIGKLKKENDIAIFQPDRWKVITEYAAQKASETGMSQDFIEKVFKAIHEESIEVQNNIMINK
- the dnaX gene encoding DNA polymerase III subunit gamma/tau; protein product: MENFIVSARKYRPQQFDTVVGQSHITDTLEHAIEENQLAQALLFCGPRGVGKTTCARILARKINEKDGSVSEDGFAYNIYELDAASNNSVDDIRELIDQVRFAPQVGQYKVYIIDEVHMLSSAAFNAFLKTLEEPPAHAIFILATTEKHKIIPTILSRCQIYDFKRITILDIQQHLRGIAEKENVKYEDDALYLIAQKADGALRDALSIFDRLSTFSQKNITLAKAAEVLNILDYDQYLKIVDLAKENKIPEILFAFNEIVKRGFDPHLFIAGLGNHFRDLMMAQNSSTIDLIEVGEQTKVKFVEQGQKWSPQNLIDGIEICNHADINYKNSKNPRLTVEIALMQLSSLSAGGETAKKKSL
- a CDS encoding TetR/AcrR family transcriptional regulator, which produces MPRKVVQGPIRDKEKTKQKLLNAVGKILKTKGYSGLMVSKIAAVAGFDKKLIYEYFGSTDKLIDEYIKSQDYWSKFEPASDIDLSDGGKEMSKQAILNQFESLKKNKELQKILVWEMSESRPVLKKLLDQREEVGEELFKNITDPHFGDKAEEYRAITAILVAGIYHLNLYTGYNGNTFCGIEMKTEEGRKKIEKALVDIIDYAYSK
- a CDS encoding aldo/keto reductase translates to MEKRQIKNTDLLVAPVNFGGNVFGWTLNEKESFDILDQFTAGGFNFIDTADTYSWWVNGKGGQSEEIIGKWMKERNNRNDLVIATKVGSETKEHGFDISKKHILKSVDESLARLQTDHIDLYYTHFDDQKTPVEETLEAYDEIIKAGKVRYIAASNLSPERLKESFEVAEKNNLPKYVALQPHYNLLEREKFESQYADLVKEYDLSVFTYWSLAAGFLTGKYRSEDDLNKSARGEGVRKYLDDKGLNVVKALDEISTRLETTQASVALAWLLANSLVTAPIVSATSESQLKTLFAAPELKLGSEDVELLNKVSQY
- the rsgA gene encoding ribosome small subunit-dependent GTPase A, with translation MKGKIIKSTGSWYQVLETETGRIFEARIRGKFKLIKTRLTNPLAVGDFVEFQLEQDDVAWITKIEPRKNYLIRKSVNLSKEAHIIASNIDLACFIFTLKHPETSLGFLDRFLACCEAYNIKPLILFNKMDVLSEEESEIVKDIEFLYNEIGYQTLEISSYSKLNLDDLVDILKDKTSVFFGHSGCGKSTLVNAMQPNLNLRTSEISDTHLKGKHTTTFAQMHFWDFGGNVIDTPGVREFAMIDIEKEEVQHYFPEIFKKREECKYHNCMHVNEPKCAVLESLETGEIQPTRYSTYVKLMDEAEENSHNK
- a CDS encoding MBL fold metallo-hydrolase is translated as MKIIPIKEGNFIADQSKNFKILEGNPHSKGIKMSIQAFLIITENDYILLDTGLGWKNNEGELIINEVLEKENVQNTQITKVLLSHLHKDHINGTLVRTDSGFESNFPNAKIYIQKRELDFAFESRGNPSFDFEILEALIQQPNIVWMNDDQGKINNEIYYEVVGGHTPFLQVFKIVENNEIAFYGADNLPQESYLKYHVAYKSDFDGKKAMQLRIKWQKEAIENNWKILLYHDLEKSILRL